The Methylomicrobium agile genome has a segment encoding these proteins:
- a CDS encoding DNA translocase FtsK translates to MEEKTVRGLREIAVLVFFAFGLFFLIALATFSLDDAGWTHSGTAKAIANACGVFGAWLADVSFSFFGLLAYPLPLLIFWAGYRLHKLQEAPKILPMAVNTAGIFATIVSATALLNLYLLRPGVDLPNSTGGIVGQEIGNTLVVKLGNSGATLFLMVGLLGGITLATKVSWLSVLDLIGKYTVLLFRLLFERVAGYSERKFNMQDEFEEPEEFFGSFIADEPEPAPFSKSETEPVKKALAKTLPVLESEAESVKKAAAKMSPVLEKVLADAQQAVAKRVAKKAAAVRYRNKGALPSIDLLDNRDTRVKGYTQTDLEEMSRLVENILQDFNVSVEVVGFLPGPVITRFELQPAPGVKVSRISSLSKDLARALSVTSVRIVEVIPGKSVIGLEIPNREREMVNLQELLSSGAFVKSKSNLTLAMGKDISGAPLVADLGKMPHALVAGTTGSGKSVAINTMILSMLYKSTPEQVRMIMIDPKMLELSVYEGIPHLLTPVVTDMKEASNALRWAVAEMERRYKLMSKMGVRNLAGFNQLVADADARGEKIKDPMFQPLNPLAEGEEPPMLETLPSIVIVIDELADMMMIVGKKVEELIARLAQKARAAGIHLILATQRPSVDVLTGLIKANVPTRISFQVSSRIDSRTILDQGGAEALLGNGDMLFLPSGTSIPIRAHGAFVDDHEVHRVVEFLKLTGPANYLEEITREASDTGEGYGAYGGGGGNSGDPEADALYDQAVQFVTETRKASISSVQRRFKIGYNRAATMIETMEAAGVVSPAESNGSRVVLAPAPVRD, encoded by the coding sequence ATGGAAGAAAAAACTGTTCGTGGCTTGCGTGAAATCGCCGTTTTGGTTTTTTTTGCCTTCGGCCTGTTTTTTTTAATCGCCTTGGCGACTTTCAGCCTGGACGACGCCGGCTGGACCCATAGCGGGACGGCCAAGGCGATCGCGAATGCCTGCGGCGTGTTCGGCGCCTGGCTGGCGGATGTGAGTTTCAGCTTTTTCGGCCTCTTGGCCTATCCCCTCCCGCTGCTTATTTTCTGGGCCGGCTACAGGCTGCATAAACTGCAGGAGGCTCCCAAGATCCTTCCCATGGCCGTAAATACGGCCGGCATCTTTGCCACGATCGTTTCGGCGACGGCATTGCTGAATCTTTATTTACTGCGTCCTGGCGTCGACCTGCCGAACAGCACCGGCGGAATCGTCGGCCAGGAAATCGGCAATACGCTGGTCGTTAAGCTGGGCAACTCCGGGGCTACCTTATTTTTGATGGTCGGCCTGCTCGGCGGAATTACCTTGGCGACCAAAGTTTCATGGCTGTCCGTACTGGATTTGATAGGCAAATATACCGTGTTATTGTTCAGGCTGCTGTTCGAACGAGTGGCGGGTTATAGCGAAAGAAAATTTAATATGCAGGACGAGTTTGAAGAGCCTGAAGAATTTTTCGGCTCGTTCATCGCCGATGAGCCTGAGCCGGCGCCTTTCTCTAAAAGCGAAACCGAACCGGTCAAAAAAGCCCTCGCCAAAACGTTGCCGGTTCTCGAAAGCGAAGCCGAATCGGTCAAGAAGGCGGCGGCCAAAATGTCGCCGGTTCTCGAAAAGGTACTGGCCGATGCGCAACAAGCGGTCGCCAAGCGGGTTGCGAAAAAAGCCGCCGCCGTGCGCTATCGGAACAAAGGCGCGCTGCCGTCGATCGATCTGCTGGACAACCGCGATACCCGCGTAAAAGGTTATACGCAGACCGATTTGGAGGAAATGTCCCGGCTGGTCGAGAACATCCTGCAGGATTTCAACGTCAGCGTGGAAGTCGTCGGTTTTCTGCCGGGACCCGTGATTACCCGTTTCGAACTGCAGCCGGCGCCCGGCGTGAAGGTCAGCCGGATCAGCTCCCTGTCGAAGGATCTGGCCAGAGCCTTGTCGGTGACCAGCGTCCGGATCGTCGAAGTGATTCCCGGTAAGTCGGTGATCGGTCTCGAAATTCCGAACCGCGAACGCGAAATGGTCAACCTGCAGGAGTTACTTTCTTCCGGTGCTTTCGTCAAGTCGAAGTCGAACTTGACGTTGGCAATGGGCAAGGATATTTCCGGCGCGCCGTTGGTCGCCGATCTCGGCAAAATGCCGCATGCGCTGGTCGCGGGAACCACCGGTTCGGGAAAGTCGGTCGCGATCAATACGATGATTCTGAGTATGCTTTACAAATCGACCCCGGAGCAGGTCAGGATGATCATGATCGATCCGAAGATGCTCGAATTGTCGGTCTATGAAGGCATTCCGCATTTGCTGACGCCGGTCGTCACCGATATGAAGGAAGCCAGTAACGCCCTGCGTTGGGCGGTCGCCGAAATGGAGCGGCGCTACAAGCTGATGTCGAAGATGGGCGTCAGGAATCTGGCGGGCTTCAACCAACTGGTCGCGGATGCCGATGCGCGCGGGGAAAAAATCAAGGATCCGATGTTCCAGCCGCTGAATCCGCTGGCCGAAGGCGAAGAGCCTCCAATGCTGGAGACCTTGCCGAGCATCGTGATCGTGATCGACGAATTGGCCGACATGATGATGATCGTGGGCAAGAAAGTCGAGGAGTTGATTGCGCGGCTCGCGCAAAAAGCCCGCGCGGCCGGCATTCATTTGATTCTCGCGACTCAGCGGCCTTCCGTCGATGTGTTGACCGGATTGATCAAGGCCAACGTGCCGACCCGTATTTCGTTCCAGGTCTCTTCGCGGATCGATTCCCGGACCATTCTCGACCAGGGCGGCGCGGAAGCGCTGCTCGGCAACGGCGACATGCTGTTTTTGCCGTCGGGCACCAGTATTCCGATTCGCGCGCACGGCGCCTTCGTCGACGATCATGAAGTGCACCGCGTGGTCGAGTTCTTGAAATTGACCGGACCGGCCAATTATCTCGAAGAAATCACCCGCGAGGCATCCGACACGGGCGAAGGCTACGGCGCATATGGCGGCGGGGGCGGCAATTCCGGCGATCCCGAGGCCGATGCTTTGTACGACCAGGCCGTACAGTTCGTGACCGAGACGCGCAAAGCCTCGATATCGAGCGTGCAGAGGCGTTTCAAGATCGGCTATAACCGGGCCGCGACGATGATCGAGACGATGGAAGCGGCGGGCGTGGTGAGTCCGGCAGAATCCAACGGTTCCCGCGTCGTGCTGGCGCCTGCGCCGGTCAGGGACTGA